DNA from Lactobacillus sp. ESL0791:
GTTGATACTAGGTTAATTAAGTATTTAAGCTATGTAACATGATAATTACGTTACTTTTGCAGCATTTTTAACTTTCTTTCTTTTTGCATACAAGTTAGATACATTAAATTTTTAGAAAAAAGCCAGTTCTATTTCACTATTTCTTCAAAGGCCTGAGCAATTTCTTTGGTTTGGGCAGGACCTGTAGTGCAGCAACTGCCGATTAAATGCGCGCCTAACTTGTACCATTTTTTAGTGGCCTGATAAAAATCAATTGGGTGTGCGATTTTCTGCCAGGTTTTACTGGCGGGATCATAGGAAGCACCTTGATTAGGATAAACGACAATTTCTTTGCTAGTTTCTTGTTGAATACAGGTAATTGCTGAACTAACAAGGTGCGGATTGACACAGTTGACACCAACAGCAAAAACCTGCGGGAAGTTATTGACAGCATTAACTGCGGTCTTGAGACTGGTGCCGTCACTGATTGTTTGGCTGTCTTGCAAGGTGAAACTTACATAAACTGGGATTTGTGGCTGCTGTTCTTTGAGCCAAGTCAATAAACAAATAACTTCTTCAAGTTTAGGCTGAGTCTCAATTGCCAGACAATCTGGCTTTTCAGCGATGATCGTTGTTAGACGCGGAAGATGAAAGTCAAGATACTCTTTTGAAGATAAATGGTAGTCGCCCCGATATTCATTACCGTCTGCGAGATAGGCACCGTAAGCGCCAATTGTCCCAGCGACGAAATTATGCTTACCAGTTTGCTTTTCGTAATCTTCCCGAGCTTGCTTGGCAATTTTGACAGCAGAAGCGATAAAATTCTGTGCTTGTGCATTCGAATAACCTAATTCTGTAAAAGCAGGGACATTTGCTTGGTAGGTATCGGTAATTACCAGTTGAGCCCCGGCTTGAAAATAATTCATATGTGCCTGGTAGACGGTTTTCGGATCGGTAATTAAAGCGGATGCCGTCCACAGATGATTATTGGTTTTGATCCCCTGTCTTTCTAATTCGTCAGACATTGCACCGTCTAAAACCAAGCCCCTGTTTTTGATTGCTTCTATTAAATTCATACTTTTCTCCTAAATTAACGTTGCTAATTTTTTCTTGTAGTAATATTATTTTAATTATAATATAATTTACAAGCTAAACAAGGGGCATAATTTATGGAAAAAAAGATGCATTTAAACCGTAAAATGGAATCGCGCCATATCCGGATGATTTCATTAGGCGGTGTAATTGGGACAGGGCTATTTCTAAGCTCGGGCTATACCATCCACCAGGCAGGACCAATTGGGACAATAATCGCATATTTGATTGGTGCGGTTTTGGTTTATACAGTCATGCTGTGCCTTGGAGAATTAGCCGTGGCCATGCCTTATACCGGCTCTTTTCATGTTTATGCCAAAAACTATATTGGTCCCGCTACCGGTTTTGTTGTCGCGATTTTATACTGGCTGACCTGGACCATTGCTTTGGGGTCTGAATTTACGGCTGCTGGTTTGATTATGCAGCAATGGTTTCCCACCATTCCGGTTTGGTGCTGGAGTCTTGTTTTCATGATTTTAATTTTTGCGGTTAACTATTTCTCCGTCAAAACTTTTGCCGAAAGCGAATTTTGGCTGGCGGCGATTAAGGTGTTTGCGATTGTTGCCTTCATTATTCTTGGCGTTTTAGCGATTGTGGGGATTATCCCGTTGCGTGGGATGCATCATGCGCCGGGGCTGACTAATTTATATAAGAATGGCCTCTTTCCGAACGGCTGGCACGGTGTTTTCACAACAATGCTGACGGTAAACTTTGCTTTTTCCGGAACAGAATTAATCGGGGTTACTGCTGGAGAGGCCAAGGATCCAGAGAAAACAATTCCCCAGGCAATTCATACTACCTTGTGGCGGTTAATTATTTTCTTTGTTGGCAGTATCGTAGTTTTGTCAGCATTAATACCATATAAGGTGGCGGGGGTGACCCAGAGTCCTTTTGTTTACGTGCTAAAGCAGATGAATATTCCGTTTGCCGGTGACATAATGAATTTTGTTGTGCTGACGGCAATCGTTTCGGCGGCCAATTCTGGCTTATACGCATCGGCGCGGATGTTGTGGTCATTAGGAAATGAAGGCACTATTCCGAAGTTCTTTGCGAAAACAAATCACGAGGGTTCGCCGATTGTTGCGTTGACTTTCAGCATGCTTGGCGGGATTTTTGCCCTGATTTCCAGTGTCGTAGCTGCGGATACGGTCTACTTGGTGCTGGTTTCGATTTCGGGACTAGCCGTAGTATTTGTGTGGATGGCGATTGCACTGAGTGAGATTAACTTTCGCAAACGCTTTTTAAAGGAAGGTCATAGTCTCAGTGAATTAAAGTTTAAGACACCATGCTGGCCATTAGTACCGTACTTTGCTTTCTTGATGAGCGCGTTATCTTGTCTGTTAATTTGGTTTGACCCGAAGCAGCGGATTGCGTTGTACTGCACACTGCCGTTTGTTGCAGTTTGCTATTTGGTCCATTATTTTTGGGCCAAGATGGGTAAAACAGCGAAAAAATAATAGGTTGGAAAAGAGGTGATTCTTTTCCAGCCTATTTATTTTATGAATTGATTTTTTGAAGATCGACAACTTGGTCAGCCAAGTTTGCTATATCTTTTTGTAAATGATGGGTAACCATGATGACGGTTTTTCCGGGATCGGTTAAAATTTGTTTTTCTAATTGTGTGCTTGCTTCTTTATCTAATGATGAAGTCGCCTCATCCAACAGATAAATCGGTGTCTTGCGCAGCAGTGCCCTGGCAAACGCGATGCACTGCTTTTGCCCACCGGATAGAGAATAACCTTTACTGTCGAGCATGGTGTTTAGACCTTGCGGCAGTTTAGCAACGGTTGCAGTTAAGTCGCATTTTTTGATCACCCGATCAAGTTCTGCAATAGAAAAATCTTCGCCTAATGTCAGGTTCCACCTTAAAGAAGCGTTGAAAATATACGGATTTTGCAGCACATAAGATATTTGCTGATGAAACTGCCGGTCGGATAAGTCGTGATAATCCTGCTTGCCAAGAAAAATTTTCCCGTGATAATTTTTAATTAGGCCGCTGATGATGTTTAGCAGCGTACTTTTACCTGCGGCAGAATCCCCGGTTAAGATATATTTGCCTTTATTCTTAAAGCTGAAAGCGAGATTGTTAAGCGTTGTCTTGTCTTTCTGCGGATAAGTGTAAGAAATATGATTTAAAGAAATGTCGCTATTAGCAGTAAATGGAATTTCTTTTTTAGATGGCATCGTTTTGACACTGGCTAATTTTGCCATAATCGGCTTGAGCGATCTGAATTCCTGCCAGTTAAAACTGATACCGCTGAGTTCAGCGAAAATTGTTCCGGCAAAAAATTGCGCGCCGCTGATTGTCCCAACCGGTGTCAGATGCTGCAGGATCAGCCAACCGGCTTGGGCGAGCAGGATGCTCTGGCAGGATGCTCTGGCAGGCAAAAGAAATCAGGTTGGTTGTCCACGCGCTGGCACCGGCTGCCTTTTTATAGGCAACCGCATGCTTTTTAACGTCACCGCAAGCATCATTAATTTTGTTGACGATTACCTGGGCGGCATTTGCCAAGAATAATGTGTTGAAGCCGTCCAAAAGATCATTAATGGTATTAACCAGCCGTTCGTTGGCATGTGTGAAGGAAAGTGAACGCTTGGCCATTAACTTGGTGAACAGGTTGGGCACGATTGCCATAATGATTGTCAAAATGGCGGTAGTAATCAGCAGGCTGTAATGAAAGTAAGCCAGAGTGACGGCGCTCATGCTGATTTCGCTGATTTGCTGGATAATCATCATCAAATCGCCGATGCCAAATTCATTAATCGTGTTGATATCGTTGGTCAGCCAGGAAGTATAGGTGGCCGTTGTTTGTTCATGAAAATAATGATAATCGGCCGCTGCCAGCCGTTTAGCGACATCGGTTCTGATTAGTGTGTCGATATTCTGTGTGAGATAGGCCGTGCTAACCGTAATCCAATTGCCGAAAACTGCATAAAAGGTATATGCAAGGGTCATAATTCCTACCCAGATAAAAAACTGTTTGCCGTTCATTTGGGCAACCGCACTTAATGCGTTGGCACTGGAAATACCGCCGAGTGTCTGCCAGCCAGCGTTAATAACTGTTAAAACAATAACAAGAATGAATTGGAACTTTGTCCTTTTGAAATAATTGAATAAACTCATAAAATTCCCCTTTAATGAATAGATAAATAATAGATTGCATAATAAGTTCCTCCTTTGTTTAAATCGATTAAAATTAATTATTAATAAAATTTTAACATAATATTTCAAAGAGAGTTATAATGTCGAAAATTAAACTTAAGTATGGAAGGGTAAAAAATGTTTGCTGATAAAAGATTACGCCTATGGCATTTAGGACAAGTCGTAATTCAACTTATTGTTCTGCTTGTTTACAGCTTGTTGACATTACCTAACATCAACAAGCGGGGATTATGGAGTTTATTAATTTGCTTTGTTTTTTGCTTGCTTGAATTTACCTTGGTAAAATCAGAAAGTGAACAGGCGACAAGATGGCAAAAAATCAATCATTATCTTGAAGTGCTTGCCATTACTTATACTTTGCCCGAATCCTTACGCCTGATTTCCAAATTGATCCTGCGTTTTAATTTTTTAAATCCAACTTTTTGGATGATTATTGTTGGAATCTACACATTAGTTATGTATATTCCGATGGCTAAACTTGCGTTAGCAAAAGTGCAAAATAACTGGGGCCGGATCATTCTTCTTGCTTTGATTATTTTTAATAATACGGTTGGGGCGGCACAGATTGCTGCCGCCGATTTAGGCTATACAGCCGCACTTGAAGCTGCTTATGATTCAGGTTTTGCCGGCTGTTTTGCTCTGATTATTATTACTTTGCTTGCAATGCATGAATGGGGCTTTCACGCGCCGCATTTTAAATTTGGGTCTAAAGTTTCAGTCGGCATTATTTTTTTAATAATTTGTTTGCTGGTATTGAATATTTTTTATCAAATTTTTCCGAGAATCTTGGCTAATCCTACATGGGATTATCTTTATTCAACGTGGCAAACTTATAGTTTTAACCTTGAGTTTAATTTGAACCTCAAAATGATTTTTACGGTGTTGGAGGCAGGAATTGCTGAAGAATGGTTAATGCGGTATTGTGTTTTAAATCTACTGCTGAAGATTTTTCAAAATAATAAGTGGCAACTTGTTTTAGCCGTATTTTTTGATGGCTTAATTTTCGGCATGTGGCATTTATCTAATATATCATTTCAATCGCTGCCGGCAACCTTGTACCAAATGTTTGGGGTTGGTAGCTCAGCTCTGTTTTTAGCTGCAATTTATCTTTACACCGATTCCCTTCTTGTGGGAATGATTTACCACTGTTTATATGACTTTCCGGTTTTTCTTTTTCAAGGGGCCGCGGACGTTGGCAATTAATTGAATAGCAAAAAATAGAACTGACGCATCATTTTGCATCAGTTCTGTTTTTAGATAAATTTTCTGTTTTAGTGCTGAAATTGGTCCCCAGCCAGTTGACGATAAAAGTTGGCCTTGGTTGTTTGGACATATGGAGTGAGCCATAGGTTGCCAATTCCCGCAGCTATGCCGGCAACAATTGAACAAGTTGCGATGTAAGTTAAGTTAAAATGAACAGCAGAACCGATAACTACGCCAATAATTGCGCCTAAAAAAATTAGCAGCAAGTACCAACCGGCGAAACTCAAGTCTAATACAAACAGCTCCCATTTGTGTCCCTGCATTAGTTCTTTGCTGGCGGTTACTCCTGTTGTATAAGTCACTTTTTGCCCACTTTCAACCATGTCTTTGACAATATACGGCGTCAGCGCATAAGAATAGGATTTGATAATTCCGGGAATAATCAGTAGCAGGCTCCAGAAGAATTCAAATAGAAGCTGCATTATATAATTTAAAAGCTCGGGGGTAAATAAGTTATTGTAAAACATTGAAAAAGCTGCCTTACCAATACTGTCTTTCTTGCCTTCAGTTAAGTTTAAAAAACTAATAGCAAAGCTTAGCGCAAAAAAATTGGTAAATATTGAAAGAATCGTTTGTAAGATGGCTCGTATTTCAATTTGATAATTAACACCAGGTAAAGTGCCGTGAATTGCTTTCTGGAAATAACCAATTGAAATAACTAGGTTAACAATGCTGATAATCAGCGTAACACCTATTGCCCAAGTCCAGTTACCGCGCAGCTGATTTTTGGCATTTTGCTTCAATTCTGTTCTAATCATTTTTGCCTCCTTTTATTTCTGGTTACTATATCAATTATTCTACTCTGCTTATGGTTCTTTTACAATTTCCCTTTCATTTAAAAATCATTTGTTTTTGGCTGACTAGGCTAAGTTACTAAAATTAAACTATAATAAGGTTTAATGAGATTCAGAGTGATAAAAAAGAAGATGGGACAATGAAACAAGAATCACTGTTTGCTGATAATGAGAAGAACATGCCGCTTGCGAGCCGAGTTCGGCCCACTAGTTTAAAAGAATTTGTCGGTCAAGAACAGTTACTGGGCCCCGGTAAAATTTTGCGGGAGATGATTGATAACGATCAAGTCTCTTCGATGATCTTTTGGGGCCCGCCCGGTGTCGGTAAAACCACGCTGGCAAAGATTATTGCTAGGCAAACACAGGCTAGTTTTTATAATTTCAGCGCTGTTGACAGCAGCATCAGCAAAATCCGCAAAATTATGAAAGAGGCCGAAGAAGAACGTGAAATCGGGCAGAAGACCTTGGTATTTGTTGACGAAATTCACCGCTTCAATAAGGCTCAACAGGATGCATTTTTGCCGTACGTTGAAGCCGGCAGCATAACCTTAATTGGGGCAACAACGGAAAATCTATCCTTTGAAGTTAATTCGGCTTTATTGTCGCGCTGCAAAGTTTTTGTCTTAAAGGCCCTTGAGGTCAAGGATATTGTTAAATTGCTCCAGAATGCCTTGCGCAATCCCAACGGTTTTGGCAAGTTAAAAGTTGAGATTGGTGACCAGGAAATTAAGGCTATTGCCAAGTTTGCCAACGGCGATGCCCGGACAGCTTTGAACACACTGGAAATGGCGGTTTTGAATGGTGTTAAAAAAGACAACGTGGTCAAGGTCACGCTGGCAAATTTATCGCAGCTGATCACACGCAAGTCGGTTTTATATGATAAGAATGGTGAGGAGCACTATAACATCATCTCCGCCCTGCATAAATCAATGCGCAACAGCGATGTTGATGCGGCAATTTACTGGCTTTCCCGGATGCTTGAGGGCGGGGAAGATCCGCTGTACATTGCGCGTCGGCTTGTGCGTTTTGCCAGTGAGGATATCGGCCTTGCTGACACCAATGCTCTGAACGTTGCTGTCAATGTTTTTCAGGCCTGCCAGTTTCTGGGGATGCCCGAATGTGACGTTCATTTGACTGAAGCTGTGATCTATCTGTCGCTTGCGCCCAAGTCTAACGCAGTTTATAAGGCCCGGCTGGCTGCAGCGGAAGATGTTAAAAAAACTAGTGATGAACCCGTGCCGCTGCAGATTCGTAATGCTCCGACCAAACTGATGAAGAATTTAGGTTACGGCAAGGATTACCAGTTGGCCCATTCTGCTAAGGATAAGCTGACTAATATGAAAACAATGCCATCCAATCTTGCGGGTCACGAATATTATCACCCAACAACTGAGGGCCATGAAGACCGCTTTAAAAAACGGCTGGAGCAGATCAAGCAGTGGCACCAGGAGAATGATGAATAAGAAAAAATGTGTCTGGGAAAAACCATGCTTTTTAAAAATATTATTTAAGAGCAATTATTAAAGTCGAATATTATTGTAAATATCTTTAAATTTTGTAACTTTTTGTTGTGTAATCTAGACAAAAGATTGTATAAAAAAGGAATGTTAGTTTTTTTATTCTAACATTCCTTTTTGATTTGAGTTTTTTCCCAGACACATTTTTATTGGCTAATATTTAAGTAATATATATTTTGCTTTACTTCTTATATATCAACCATCTATAATAAATTAAAAATGGAGATGATTTTATCATGGAAAAAATTAGTCAAGTGAATTTTAAAATTGCTGAAAAAGATAAAAAGGAAGTTACAGCTATTTTCAAGTATTACGGTCTAGATTTGAGTACCGGAATAAAAATGTACCTTAAGGAAGTACAACATACTAAAAGCATTCCTCTCAGATTACGTCCAGTAACTGAGCTTGATGAAGCAATTCAAGAAGCTCAGAATCATGATTTTGTTGGCAGCTATGATTCAATTGAAGATTTCACAAAAGCAATGAACGATGAAAATTGAACCGACCAGACGCTTTAAAAAATCATATAAATATTATTCTAAAAAGCATTATCCGATGGATAAAATAAGTTATTGTCTGCAAGCTATTCAAACTAATGACCAAATTTTTTTGCATAAGCACAAAGATCATAAATTATTTGCAAATTTCCGCGAAATGCATATTGATAGACAATATAATGACGATTGGCTATTGATCTACAATTTTGACGTGAACGCTAAAGAATTAATCTTAGTTTTAATTGATCTAGGAACGCATTCTAAGCTAAATAGACTTGTGTAACTATTTCTGGAAGTTGCGCAAGAACTTCTTCGTTTTTTCTTCTTTAGTATGGTTGAAAATCTCGTTAGGTGTGCCTTGTTCTGCGACCACACCGTCATCAATAAAGAAGACCTGATCGGAAACATCATTGGCAAAAGACATTTCATGGGTAACGATAATCATTGTTAATCCAGTGGTTGCCAGCTGCTTCATAACGTCTAATACCTCACCAACCATTTCGGGGTCAAGTGCACTTGTTGGCTCATCAAAGAGGAGGATTTCAGGATCCATGCAGATTGCTCGGGCAATCGCCACCCGTTGCTGCTGACCACCAGATAACTGGTTGGGACGGGCATTGATGTATTGTTCCATGCCGACCTTAGTCAAGTTTTCCATGGCAATCCTATGTGCTTCTTCTTTGGAGCGTTTAAGAATCAATTGCTGACCAACCATGCAGTTGCCCAAGACGTTTTTATTGGTAAAAAGATCAAACTGCTGGAACACCATGCCGACTTTTGCCCGGTAAATATTGCGGTTGAATTTTGGATCCAAAACATTTTTGCCATGAAATTCAACGCTGCCGCCCGACGGCTCTTCAAGCAAGTTGATGCAACGCAGAGTGGTTGATTTACCACCGCCGGAAGGACCAATAATTGTGGCAATTTCCCCTTTGTTGATATCAAAGGAAATGTCACGCAGAACTTGGTGATCACCAAATGATTTTTTTATATGCTTTAACGATAAAATCGTGTTATTTGCTTCAGTCATTAGTTATTTGCCTCCACATCTTTTTTTATTCCAACTTGAACTTGGTTTGCCATGAGATTGTAGTTCTTACTACCATTGAGGTGTCTTTCAATTAAGTTGAAAATCCGGGTGATGGTAAAAGTTAAAATCAGGTAAATAGCTGAAATTGTCAGGTAGGTTGGGAAGAACTTGAACGTCTGACTGGCAATTGTTGTTCCGACGAAGAACAGCTCGGATACGGAAATAATACTTAAAACCGAGG
Protein-coding regions in this window:
- the mmuM gene encoding homocysteine S-methyltransferase; translation: MNLIEAIKNRGLVLDGAMSDELERQGIKTNNHLWTASALITDPKTVYQAHMNYFQAGAQLVITDTYQANVPAFTELGYSNAQAQNFIASAVKIAKQAREDYEKQTGKHNFVAGTIGAYGAYLADGNEYRGDYHLSSKEYLDFHLPRLTTIIAEKPDCLAIETQPKLEEVICLLTWLKEQQPQIPVYVSFTLQDSQTISDGTSLKTAVNAVNNFPQVFAVGVNCVNPHLVSSAITCIQQETSKEIVVYPNQGASYDPASKTWQKIAHPIDFYQATKKWYKLGAHLIGSCCTTGPAQTKEIAQAFEEIVK
- a CDS encoding amino acid permease, with protein sequence MEKKMHLNRKMESRHIRMISLGGVIGTGLFLSSGYTIHQAGPIGTIIAYLIGAVLVYTVMLCLGELAVAMPYTGSFHVYAKNYIGPATGFVVAILYWLTWTIALGSEFTAAGLIMQQWFPTIPVWCWSLVFMILIFAVNYFSVKTFAESEFWLAAIKVFAIVAFIILGVLAIVGIIPLRGMHHAPGLTNLYKNGLFPNGWHGVFTTMLTVNFAFSGTELIGVTAGEAKDPEKTIPQAIHTTLWRLIIFFVGSIVVLSALIPYKVAGVTQSPFVYVLKQMNIPFAGDIMNFVVLTAIVSAANSGLYASARMLWSLGNEGTIPKFFAKTNHEGSPIVALTFSMLGGIFALISSVVAADTVYLVLVSISGLAVVFVWMAIALSEINFRKRFLKEGHSLSELKFKTPCWPLVPYFAFLMSALSCLLIWFDPKQRIALYCTLPFVAVCYLVHYFWAKMGKTAKK
- a CDS encoding ATP-binding cassette domain-containing protein, producing the protein MAKLASVKTMPSKKEIPFTANSDISLNHISYTYPQKDKTTLNNLAFSFKNKGKYILTGDSAAGKSTLLNIISGLIKNYHGKIFLGKQDYHDLSDRQFHQQISYVLQNPYIFNASLRWNLTLGEDFSIAELDRVIKKCDLTATVAKLPQGLNTMLDSKGYSLSGGQKQCIAFARALLRKTPIYLLDEATSSLDKEASTQLEKQILTDPGKTVIMVTHHLQKDIANLADQVVDLQKINS
- a CDS encoding ABC transporter transmembrane domain-containing protein; the encoded protein is MSLFNYFKRTKFQFILVIVLTVINAGWQTLGGISSANALSAVAQMNGKQFFIWVGIMTLAYTFYAVFGNWITVSTAYLTQNIDTLIRTDVAKRLAAADYHYFHEQTTATYTSWLTNDINTINEFGIGDLMMIIQQISEISMSAVTLAYFHYSLLITTAILTIIMAIVPNLFTKLMAKRSLSFTHANERLVNTINDLLDGFNTLFLANAAQVIVNKINDACGDVKKHAVAYKKAAGASAWTTNLISFACQSILPEHPARPSRLADPAASDTGWDNQRRAIFCRNNFR
- a CDS encoding CPBP family intramembrane glutamic endopeptidase, with the translated sequence MFADKRLRLWHLGQVVIQLIVLLVYSLLTLPNINKRGLWSLLICFVFCLLEFTLVKSESEQATRWQKINHYLEVLAITYTLPESLRLISKLILRFNFLNPTFWMIIVGIYTLVMYIPMAKLALAKVQNNWGRIILLALIIFNNTVGAAQIAAADLGYTAALEAAYDSGFAGCFALIIITLLAMHEWGFHAPHFKFGSKVSVGIIFLIICLLVLNIFYQIFPRILANPTWDYLYSTWQTYSFNLEFNLNLKMIFTVLEAGIAEEWLMRYCVLNLLLKIFQNNKWQLVLAVFFDGLIFGMWHLSNISFQSLPATLYQMFGVGSSALFLAAIYLYTDSLLVGMIYHCLYDFPVFLFQGAADVGN
- a CDS encoding DUF975 family protein, which produces MIRTELKQNAKNQLRGNWTWAIGVTLIISIVNLVISIGYFQKAIHGTLPGVNYQIEIRAILQTILSIFTNFFALSFAISFLNLTEGKKDSIGKAAFSMFYNNLFTPELLNYIMQLLFEFFWSLLLIIPGIIKSYSYALTPYIVKDMVESGQKVTYTTGVTASKELMQGHKWELFVLDLSFAGWYLLLIFLGAIIGVVIGSAVHFNLTYIATCSIVAGIAAGIGNLWLTPYVQTTKANFYRQLAGDQFQH
- a CDS encoding replication-associated recombination protein A, which encodes MKQESLFADNEKNMPLASRVRPTSLKEFVGQEQLLGPGKILREMIDNDQVSSMIFWGPPGVGKTTLAKIIARQTQASFYNFSAVDSSISKIRKIMKEAEEEREIGQKTLVFVDEIHRFNKAQQDAFLPYVEAGSITLIGATTENLSFEVNSALLSRCKVFVLKALEVKDIVKLLQNALRNPNGFGKLKVEIGDQEIKAIAKFANGDARTALNTLEMAVLNGVKKDNVVKVTLANLSQLITRKSVLYDKNGEEHYNIISALHKSMRNSDVDAAIYWLSRMLEGGEDPLYIARRLVRFASEDIGLADTNALNVAVNVFQACQFLGMPECDVHLTEAVIYLSLAPKSNAVYKARLAAAEDVKKTSDEPVPLQIRNAPTKLMKNLGYGKDYQLAHSAKDKLTNMKTMPSNLAGHEYYHPTTEGHEDRFKKRLEQIKQWHQENDE
- a CDS encoding type II toxin-antitoxin system RelB/DinJ family antitoxin, with translation MEKISQVNFKIAEKDKKEVTAIFKYYGLDLSTGIKMYLKEVQHTKSIPLRLRPVTELDEAIQEAQNHDFVGSYDSIEDFTKAMNDEN
- a CDS encoding type II toxin-antitoxin system mRNA interferase toxin, RelE/StbE family, which encodes MKIEPTRRFKKSYKYYSKKHYPMDKISYCLQAIQTNDQIFLHKHKDHKLFANFREMHIDRQYNDDWLLIYNFDVNAKELILVLIDLGTHSKLNRLV
- a CDS encoding amino acid ABC transporter ATP-binding protein, with product MTEANNTILSLKHIKKSFGDHQVLRDISFDINKGEIATIIGPSGGGKSTTLRCINLLEEPSGGSVEFHGKNVLDPKFNRNIYRAKVGMVFQQFDLFTNKNVLGNCMVGQQLILKRSKEEAHRIAMENLTKVGMEQYINARPNQLSGGQQQRVAIARAICMDPEILLFDEPTSALDPEMVGEVLDVMKQLATTGLTMIIVTHEMSFANDVSDQVFFIDDGVVAEQGTPNEIFNHTKEEKTKKFLRNFQK